AACGCCGGAACTGACCCTGACGACCATCCAGAGCGAACTCGCGTGTTCCAGCAGCAGCGCCTTCGACATCGTGGATTCGCTTTGCAAGATCGGGTTGTTGCAGCGGATCGACCGGGGGCGCTATCGCCTTGGGCCATTCGTGGCCACGCTGAACCGCTCGCTCCGAGACACATCGATGCTGATTGAGGCAAGCCGCCCCGAACTGGAAAGGCTTCTCGCCGACCACGGCGAGACTCTCCACGTCTCGGTTCTTGACCACATGCAGATCACGATAGCGGAATCGCGGGAAGGCACACGACCGCTCAAAATCTCGCGGGACTTTCTCGGCGCCCGGATGCCCCTACACGAGGCTCCGACTGGACTCTTGCATCTCGCATTCGCCAGCATGGCCAGGCGGGACGCCTATTGGGCACAGGCTAAGGGAAGCGCGATGCCGCTACTACCGGTGGACCGCCGCGAGGCCGATCTGGCCAGCTATGCCGAAGCGGGCTTGTGCGTCGGTTCATTTGCGAGCGAACGCGACATAGTCGGGATTGCCGCCATTATCCGTAACCACGCCGATGTCCCACATGCCGCACTGACCATGAGCGTTCCCAAAAGCCGATATGACACGCAGCCACGCGCGTTTCAGGCAACCGTAGTTGAAGCTGCGCAAAAAATCAGTAACCGCATGGGTGGCGTCGTGACCATTTCGCGCAATAGTCAGGCCTTCACGATGGATACCGAGGAAGGGTGAGTCACCGACTGGTTCGAACGGCGCCCCCGTCTTGCAGCGCCATACTTTCTCTACGAGCGCGTGCAGTTGCGACATGCGCTCGGTGGCATACCCCGCTGCCGTTGCCGCCGTCGCGACCCGTACCCAGGCGGCGCGATACCGTGAGGCGACGGGAACAACGGCGACTGCCCTGACCGTAGAGCGCACTGATCGCAACGTTGGCGATACTTCGCGACGCCGCAATATGGCAACCTAGTCGACCTGCTGCAGCAACGGCTTGGGTCGGGCACACTCCTGGAAACGCTGCGGGAGGCCCGGTCCTTTCTCAGCGAGGCCCCCTACCCCACCGTGACTCGAAAACCCGAAACCCTAAGCGCCCGGATACGGACCCCGCCAAACGCATCGCGCGGGCGCGGAAACTCTTTGTCGTTGGCAAGCTTGTTCTCTGCCCTCTGGCGGACCCTATCTGCAGGGGTGTGGCATCTCGCGTTTCGGCCTTGCCATCAGCTATCATCCTCGGCTCTTTCTGCGACAGGGCGAGGTCGACCCCGATCAGCCACAAAAGACCCCTGCCCTGCACGCGAGGATCACCGACAACCTAGGCCAGATCACCGGATGCGCGCGCTTACATCTCGACCCGTCCAACGGCAGTATGGCCGAGATCGCATGCCCGAAACGGATCCTCGGACAGCTCCATGGCCATGCCATCCGCTTCTGGTCCGGCATGGCGCGCTCCGATCTCATCGTCGGCGAAGGTCTTGAGAGTACCCTTTCGGTCGGCATGGCTCTGCCCGAGTTCGACCTAGCCTCCTGTCTCACCGCCGCCCATCTTGGCCTCTTCATCCCAACGCCGGGCGTCAAACGTGTCTGGATCGCCACGGACAATGACGCTGCTGGACGCAACGCTTCCATGAGATTGCGTAACCAACTAGAAGTCCTGGGAATTGCCTGTGGTGATCTCGTGCTGAGCATGGGCGATTTCGACGACGATCTGCAGGCTTTCGGCAAGGATGCGCTGCGCCGGTCCCTGCTCAAAGCCAAGAAGGGCAATGTCTGGAGATCGGGGACGAATGACCGCCTGCCTCCTCTCGTGATGACTGAGGGGGCAAAGGTTCCGCGGGCTCGATCTGATCCCGTTTGGATAAGGGGAGCGATGGACCGGCGGGTCCGGGCAGAGCGC
The sequence above is drawn from the Marinibacterium anthonyi genome and encodes:
- the iclR_2 gene encoding Acetate operon repressor, yielding MFSAETPELTLTTIQSELACSSSSAFDIVDSLCKIGLLQRIDRGRYRLGPFVATLNRSLRDTSMLIEASRPELERLLADHGETLHVSVLDHMQITIAESREGTRPLKISRDFLGARMPLHEAPTGLLHLAFASMARRDAYWAQAKGSAMPLLPVDRREADLASYAEAGLCVGSFASERDIVGIAAIIRNHADVPHAALTMSVPKSRYDTQPRAFQATVVEAAQKISNRMGGVVTISRNSQAFTMDTEEG